The Arcobacter roscoffensis genome segment ATGACAAATAAAGATTTTTTAGCGCTTATTGAAAAAGAAGCAACATCTATTGATTATGATAGGTACTTAAAACAGTTAACATACAAGAAAATCTCATCTGATGAGAAGCTTGCTGTATTTGAAGTATCAAATAAATATGTAGCTTCATGGATAAAAAGTAAATTCACAGGACTTATTCAAAATTGCTTTGAGCAGTACGATGGTACAAAGCCTAAGGTAGAGATTAAAATAGCTGGTGAAAAAAAATCCAAAAAAGAGATTATAAAAGAGCAAGTACGAAATGAAACAGCAGAAAGTACTATACTAAATCCATCATATACATTTGATTCATTTGTAGTAGGACCATCTAACCAAATGGCCTATAATGCGTCACTTGCAGTATCAAACAAACCTGGAACACAGTATAATCCACTATTTATTTATGGGGGGACTGGTCTTGGAAAAACACACTTACTTCAAGCTGTTGGAAATGCTGCTATTGAAAAAGGTCAAACAGTTATCTATGTAACAATTGAGCAGTTTATGAATGACTTTACATTCTCAATTAAAAACAAAAATATGGAGCATTTTAGATCAAAATATAGAAAGTGTGATGTTCTACTAATAGATGATATTCAGTTCTTAAGTGGGAAAGAGCAAACTCAAGAAGAGTTCTTCCATACATTTAATGAACTACACAATGCAAAAAAGCAAATTGTAATGACAAGTGATAGACTTCCATCACAAATTGCAGGTTTAGTTGATAGACTAAAGTCTCGGTTTGAGTGGGGTTTAACAGCTGATATTCAAATTCCAGGACTTGAAACAAAAATTGCAATTATTGAGAAAAAATCTGAGTTAAACGGTATTGCCTTAACAAGAGAGATTATTAACTTTATTGCTACGAACCTTGATAATTCTATTAGAGAAATAGAAGGAGTGCTTATTAGAATTAATGCAAGTGCTTCTTTATTAAATCAAGATATTACACTTGAGATGGTA includes the following:
- the dnaA gene encoding chromosomal replication initiator protein DnaA, yielding MTNKDFLALIEKEATSIDYDRYLKQLTYKKISSDEKLAVFEVSNKYVASWIKSKFTGLIQNCFEQYDGTKPKVEIKIAGEKKSKKEIIKEQVRNETAESTILNPSYTFDSFVVGPSNQMAYNASLAVSNKPGTQYNPLFIYGGTGLGKTHLLQAVGNAAIEKGQTVIYVTIEQFMNDFTFSIKNKNMEHFRSKYRKCDVLLIDDIQFLSGKEQTQEEFFHTFNELHNAKKQIVMTSDRLPSQIAGLVDRLKSRFEWGLTADIQIPGLETKIAIIEKKSELNGIALTREIINFIATNLDNSIREIEGVLIRINASASLLNQDITLEMVQGLLKEQIKETKENIKLPDVIDIVARELNIKPSDIKSKKRTATVANARRVVIYLARELTHNSMPDIAKFLGMKDHSSISHNIKKANELIEKDENFKLIIENLKNKIINKEW